CTGGACGCCGGCCACCCCAGGGGACGCGCTCCGGTACATGGGCAACCCCACGCAGGATGGCTCCTCGCGGGACTACTACCCCGAGCGCTACCGGGGCGCGTCGGACTACGGTGGGGTGCACTCGAACTCGGGCATCGCCAACCTGGCCTTCAAGCTGCTGGCCACCGGTGGGACGCACCCGCGCGGCAAGACGTCCACCCTGGTGACGGGCATCGGCGTGCAGAAGGCGGGGAAGATCTTCTACGAGGCCAACGCGAACTGCATGACGGCCTCCTCCAACTTCGCCGCGGCCAAGCTCTGCACCGAGCAGAAGGCCGAGCAGTACTTCCCCGGTGACACGGGCGCGGTGACGGAGGCGTGGGCGGCGGTGGGGGTGAGCGGCGTGGCGGAGCCTCCCCCGGAGGCGGTGGTGCTCAGCAATGGAGTTCCCGTGGGCGGCGTCGCCACGGCGGAGGGCACGAGCAAGTTCTACAAGCTGACGGTGCCGCCGGGGCAGGCGAGCCTGTCGTTCGTGACGAGCGGCGGCTCGGGGGACCTGGACCTGTACGTGAAGCGGGGCGCGGCGGGGGACATGGGCAGCTATGACTGCAAGTCCGAAGGCCCCTCCACGGCGGAGGAGTGCGTCATCACGGATCCGGCGGAGGGGGACTGGTACGTGACGGTGTTCGCGTATTCGAGCTTCACGGGCGTGACGGTGACGGGCCGCTACAGCAGTGTCCTGGGCGGGGCCAACGTCCTGGTCAATGGGGTGAGCTCGGTGGCCTATGGCGGCTCGGCCCGGACGTGGACGTGCTGGACGCTCCAGGTTCCCGAATCCCTGCCGCGGGTGGTCTTCACCCAGTCGGGAGGCGCTCGCACCACGGGCGATGCGGATCTCTTCATCCAGTACCAGGAGCCGCCGACGACCCTCCGCTACCTGTGCAAGTCGTCGAACAAGGGCAACCACGATGTGTGCACCCTTCCCCGGCCGGCCGGCGGCCTCTACCAGGCCTGCTCGTTCAGCTACAGCGGCTACACCAACGTGACGATGAAGGGCGTCTACTAAAGGCGCCCCGCGGTACCCCATGAAGCACGCAGGGGCTTGGGTTCTGGCGAGGGCGTTCGAGCACGCGCCCTGGCCGGAACCCTTGCCTTTTTCTCCGGCAGGTTGTAACTGAACCATATGGTTCAGTGTTCTTCGGGCCTCGACGCGGCCTTCGCGGCACTGGCGGATGCCACCCGGCGGGGAATCCTCGAACGCCTGGGGCAGGAGGATGCGTCGATCAGCGAGCTGGCCGAGGCCTTCTCGATGACCCTGACGGGCATCAAGAAGCACGTCCAGATTCTGGAGGCGGCGGGGCTGCTGACCACGCAGAAGGTGGGCCGGGTGAGGACCTGCCGGTTGGGTCCTCGCCGGCTGGAGGCCGAGGCGGCGTGGCTCCACCAGT
Above is a genomic segment from Stigmatella erecta containing:
- a CDS encoding ArsR/SmtB family transcription factor — its product is MVQCSSGLDAAFAALADATRRGILERLGQEDASISELAEAFSMTLTGIKKHVQILEAAGLLTTQKVGRVRTCRLGPRRLEAEAAWLHQYRQRVEERLDRLGEFLEKTKGEPW